The Candidatus Nitronereus thalassa genome includes the window TCCCGAGACATTTCCGGTTTCATGGAGGGTAATCCAATGATTGGACAGCATCCCATTGGCCGGATTTTGGTAACAGACGGCCCATCCCACCCCACGCATCTTTGCAACTCCGGTAAAGTGGGTTTTCCATAATTGATAACTTCCAAAGCTAGCCGTGGCCGCTTCAAGAAAAACGGAAGACGGTGCGGGATCCCCGGTTTCATAGCGAGTCAAATTTCCAAAGTAATATTCATGGAGAATCATGCCGTTATATTCAAATCCGAGACGTCGGGTCAGTTCGGAATAGGCAGGCATTTCCTCTTGATCAATGGTTCCATCCTGAAGAAATGTAGCAAGCTGGTCGTTGAGCTTATTTGTCGCCTTGACGTATCCTTCATAGAGGGAGAAATGCTTTTCCAATGATTCATCGGAAATGCCATTCAGACCACTGAGATTGTACTCTTTGGCTTTGTAAGGATCAGCTGACAACATCATATAACCTCCCATTGTTTGAGTGTAGGTGAATGTGGAAAGCTGGCCACGGTCCTTTCCTAGATTAGGCTGTGAATCAGTAACATCCACCATGCAGTCTCATTCTAGATGATCGATACGTCTAAACAACTGGAAACATCCCTAGGGAGGGGATCTGACTAGCTCCTTCGCCTCAATGGCTTTCATCGTTCGGCGAGGAATTACTATTGAAAATCTCGCAGCCTGGAGACCGATTCCAATTTTTTGGTATTATT containing:
- a CDS encoding superoxide dismutase; amino-acid sequence: MMLSADPYKAKEYNLSGLNGISDESLEKHFSLYEGYVKATNKLNDQLATFLQDGTIDQEEMPAYSELTRRLGFEYNGMILHEYYFGNLTRYETGDPAPSSVFLEAATASFGSYQLWKTHFTGVAKMRGVGWAVCYQNPANGMLSNHWITLHETGNVSGFIPVLVLDVWEHAYIWDYALADRPKYIDAFFSNIDWDTVEQRMKSNVSSLVEA